The genomic segment CAATTTGGTCAGCATAAGTATTCGGGGTGTTCATCTCCACTGTGGCAGGTAAATTAATGATGATTTTTTTATCAGCGCTCGGTTGCCATACCTCTACCACTGCATCACACACTTCTTTGGCGAAGTCTATTTCTGTACTTGAGAATACTTCAGGCGAGTACTGATAAGTCCAATCCACTTCTGGTGCTTGGGCCGTTAACGCTTTTACCCATGCAGTCCCTTGGGTGGCGATGTGTTTAACACCTGCTTTATCGGTTTTATACACAATATCGCGAAAGGCAGGGGCGACTGGGTTGTACATATGCAAGATAGCTTGCTTCGCGCCGCGTAAGCTTTGCACTGTACGTTCTATTAAATCGAAGCGGGCTTGCACTAGCACTTCAATGGTGACGTCATCTGGAATGTGATTTTTTTCGATAAGCAAACGCACAAAATTAAAATCGATGTCCGAAGCTGACGGAAAGCCCACTTCAATTTGCTTAAAGCCAATCGCCACCAACTCTTTAAAAAAGCGTAGCTTTGTTTCAATCGACATTGGGTCGATCAACGCTTGGTTACCATCGCGTAAATCAGTGCTCATCCAAATAGGCGCGTGGGTGATGTGTTTATTCGGCCATTGGCGATCAGGTAAGCTAACCCCTTCAAAGCGTTGATATTTAGTATGTGGTTGGCTGATCATTTTTGCGCTCCGGCTTTTAAGATAAACAAGGTGTGTAAGGGTAACGCAGAGCTAAGCGCAGATAATTGCTAAAACCTGTGTATTTTAATTTCTTTTGGCAATAATATTGCTAAAAAATGTGGGTTTTTGATAACTATAGCTTTAAAGGGTTGTTACATTGGAACTTGATAAATATGATCGGCATATTCTTGAAATTATTCAACAGCGTGGGAGGGTCTCAAATCAGGAGCTTGCTGATGCGATTAACTTATCACCCTCACCGTGTTTGCGTCGGGTGCGTCAACTAGAAGAGAGTGGCTTGATAGATGGCTACGTGGCGTTGGTCAATGCGCGTAAGCTGGGGTTAAATTTGCTGTCTTTTATTCAAATTATTATGGATAAACACACCCCTGAACGATTTGCCAGGTTTGAGCAAAGTGTGATGGGGTTTAGCGAAGTACTGGAGTGTCATTTGATCACCGGCCAAGCGGCGGATTATGTGCTTAAAGTGATAGTTAAAGATATGGACGATTTTCAGCAATTTCTTCTCGACAAGCTCACGCGTATTGACGGGGTCAGCGGTGTGCATTCATCGTTTGTGCTTAAATCGCCAGTGAATAAAACATCACTACCAGTGTAACGCGATTTATACGCTGTTTACGTAAGGCTCAATATACCCAGCCATCCACGCAGTTGGTTGGGGTGCCAAGCTCGTTTATTTCTGCGTAAATATCGTCGATATAGTCAGAATCAGCGCCATTTTTTTGGGCTTTTTCGAGCCAGATTGAGGCTTGAGGTATATCTCTATTGCACGCGTAATATGTACCTAACCATATTTCTGCAACGCTATACCCTTGTTCCGCAGACTGAGTGAAGGCAGTTAAGGCTTTGTCTTTAGCGTGGCTTTGCAAGGATTTACCAAGGGCATAGTAGGCCTCTGGCTTGGCGAATTCATCAATAGCGAATTGCCACAATGTTTGCGCTTTAAAACTATCTTTTGTGATCGATTGAGACAAACTCAGTAACGAATAGCGATAACTGCCTTGGTCTAACGCTTGCGCTAAATCACGGATCTCTTGGTAGGGTAAGTATTGATAATGTTCGACTTTCTGCGCAAAAGCTCGCTGAATTTTTTGCTCACTACGAGGGATTTTTGGCAGACCAATTAGCATGTGATTTTGGCGTAAAAACGCGAGGTTTTCCCGTTCGTTTGCAGCCGAAAGAAAACGAAACCAGTGGTTTAATGCCGTAGCATCACAGCCACCATGCTCTGCTATGAGTTCATCAACCATTTGCCTGGCCTGAATACGAGTGTGTGCTGCGCTTTCCATCCAAGCGACAAACTCGTTGAAGCCGTAATCCATATTTTTACGCAATAAATAGTCTACCTCAGGTAAAAACTCTGGATTGATTGTGAAGCTGGTTTCACAGCGAGCATTGACTTGTGCAATTGCCACATTGATAAGTTCAATTTGGCCTACCACTTGCGCATATTCCATGGCGAGTAGTTCCATCTTAGATGGCGCTTTCGTCTGTGCATATAGAGGCAATATCAGACAAGACACACACAAAATTAATAAGCGGCGCATTAGAACGTACCTTTGAAGGATTGACGCTGAGCGTAACAGAGGTTTGTCATACATGCCTACGATTGGGGTTTCAGGTTGGAATCATCGAAGATAAGTTTGGTGCCCAGTAATACCAGCACACTGCCAGAGACGCCTTCCATCCAGCGCATGGCGGTATCACTTGCAAATAAACGCTTAGCTGAGCTAACCGCACCAGCTAACCCGCATTGCCACACCATGGCAATGGTAAAATGTATCGCGGCCATACTCATCGCTTGTAATAAAGGAGAATACTGAGGGTCAATAAATTGGGGTAAAAACGCTAAATAAAATACCGCTGTTTTTGGATTCAGTACGTTAGATAAAAAGCCCTCTTTTAACGAGCGAGTTAGGTTTGCTACTTTTACGCCGCTGGCATCAATGGCGACAGTTGCATTATTGGTCAACGCCGCTTTAAGGGCGTTAAAGCCTAACCAAATTAAATATGCAGCGCCTATCCATTTTATGACCATAAAAAGCTCAGCCGATTGCAATAAAATCGCCGAAATACCGACTGCTGAAAAGGTTGCGTGCACAAACAAACCAAGACAGATGCCAAGGCTAGTCACCATGCCGTCACGCCCTCCAGAGCGACTCGAGTTTTTGATCACCAACACGGTATCAATTCCAGGTGTTAGGGTCAGCAAAGTGATAGCCAGCAAGAAGGCTTCAAAATTCAAAATGTGCATCTACTTATCTCGAGTATTGCTAATGATAGCGGGATAAAAATCTAGAGTTAGCCTTATAGCACAACATACAATGTAATCGAATCCCTCACGAACATACCAGTCAATAAAATGGGTTACATAGCGCTGGCTCACCGCACTCAGGAGTCAACAATATCTATAAAGACACCTATCTATAAAGACACCCATTTTTAGAATTATATAAAAGGCTCGTTTTCTTAGACCGGAGAATGACCCTAAACAAGCGGCAGGATACTTTTGCTCTGAACGATCGAGAATTTTCACTGAAATATTGAACGTTGAGGTATGAAAAGGTGCGCAAAGTCAGTTTTTAGACAAGCGTCTACCTTACAGGTTATGTAAAGGTTGTCTTGTTTGTGGGGCTTAAGCGCGCTTTAACAGTGCTTTTGCTTTGCTCATTCCTCGTATTCGTTGATGATGAGTATGGCGCTTAAAGGCATTCATCATTTGCTCCGCACCAGCAGCGTAGCAGAAGTGTTTTTCAAACTCGGTAGTTAACGTTAACCATTGAGCAGCGTCTAGTCCCAATCTTTGTAGAATAGGACTGTGAGTGTTATCGATATAACCCGCCTTATCATCGCGAATACAACGACCTGTGGTATCAACGAGCTCGCAATAGTCTTTGAGCGAATACGCAATACCTTTTGGTATATCTTCACGATGATTTTCCACAAAG from the Paraglaciecola mesophila genome contains:
- a CDS encoding Lrp/AsnC family transcriptional regulator, with product MELDKYDRHILEIIQQRGRVSNQELADAINLSPSPCLRRVRQLEESGLIDGYVALVNARKLGLNLLSFIQIIMDKHTPERFARFEQSVMGFSEVLECHLITGQAADYVLKVIVKDMDDFQQFLLDKLTRIDGVSGVHSSFVLKSPVNKTSLPV
- a CDS encoding LysE family translocator; the encoded protein is MHILNFEAFLLAITLLTLTPGIDTVLVIKNSSRSGGRDGMVTSLGICLGLFVHATFSAVGISAILLQSAELFMVIKWIGAAYLIWLGFNALKAALTNNATVAIDASGVKVANLTRSLKEGFLSNVLNPKTAVFYLAFLPQFIDPQYSPLLQAMSMAAIHFTIAMVWQCGLAGAVSSAKRLFASDTAMRWMEGVSGSVLVLLGTKLIFDDSNLKPQS